A DNA window from Caulobacter mirabilis contains the following coding sequences:
- a CDS encoding aminotransferase class IV, with product MAGSQDFAADPRNATARIWLNGKLVSRDEARVSVFDAGFVVGDGVWEGLRLHRGRLLFLETHLDRLYQGADAIDLDLKMSRSQLTDALNDLLRANRMEDGVHLRLMATRGEKTGANQDPRNALGRPTIVILAEWKVPSPAVVTQGLKLATVGIRCTPAHMFDMRLNSHSRLNLIIALNEAIRAGADEALMLDPDGWVSSCNATNFFWVKDGEVRTSTGEFCFNGVTRGNVIALCREAKIPLRLGNFPVEDARDADEAFVTGTFGGLTPVREIDGRTLPLALPGPRTTQLRALYDQLKDRDAGL from the coding sequence ATGGCTGGAAGCCAGGACTTCGCCGCCGACCCCCGCAATGCGACCGCCCGCATCTGGCTGAACGGCAAGCTGGTCTCGCGGGACGAGGCCCGGGTGTCGGTGTTCGACGCCGGCTTCGTGGTCGGCGACGGCGTCTGGGAGGGGCTACGTCTGCACAGGGGCCGGCTGCTGTTCCTGGAGACCCATCTCGACCGGCTCTACCAGGGCGCGGACGCCATCGACCTGGACCTGAAGATGTCCCGGTCGCAGTTGACCGACGCCCTGAACGATCTGCTGCGCGCCAATCGGATGGAGGACGGGGTCCACCTGCGGCTGATGGCGACGCGGGGCGAGAAGACCGGCGCCAACCAGGATCCGCGCAATGCACTGGGCCGGCCGACGATCGTGATCCTGGCGGAGTGGAAGGTTCCGAGCCCGGCCGTCGTCACCCAGGGGCTGAAGCTGGCCACGGTCGGCATCCGCTGCACCCCGGCGCACATGTTCGACATGCGCCTGAACAGCCATAGCCGGCTGAACCTGATCATCGCCCTGAACGAGGCCATCCGGGCGGGCGCGGACGAGGCCCTGATGCTGGATCCGGACGGCTGGGTCTCGAGCTGCAACGCCACAAACTTCTTCTGGGTCAAGGACGGCGAGGTGCGGACGTCGACGGGCGAGTTCTGCTTCAACGGCGTCACCCGCGGCAATGTCATCGCCCTGTGCCGGGAGGCGAAGATTCCGCTGCGCCTCGGAAACTTCCCGGTCGAAGACGCCCGCGACGCCGACGAGGCCTTCGTCACCGGCACCTTCGGCGGCCTGACGCCGGTGCGCGAGATCGATGGTCGGACCCTGCCTCTGGCGCTGCCTGGGCCGCGGACGACGCAGCTGCGGGCGCTCTACGACCAGCTCAAGGATCGGGACGCAGGCCTGTGA
- a CDS encoding sulfotransferase family protein, with product MSDAIRICMWSGPRNISTAMMRSFENRPDAAVSDEPFYAAYLAATGLDHPMRDEVLASQPTDWRAVADSLVGPVPGARPVWYQKHMTHHMLDGFGLDWSRSCRQAFLIRDPARVLASYVVKRGEVSLAEIGVERQRELFEREADRLGAAPPVIEGRDVLADARGKLSALCAAVGIPFDDAMLAWPPGPRASDGVWAPAWYDAVERSTGFGPPPDETAPPALSDDLRRIADAARPHYERLAAFKL from the coding sequence GTGAGCGACGCCATCCGCATCTGCATGTGGTCCGGGCCGCGGAACATCTCCACGGCGATGATGCGCAGTTTCGAGAACCGGCCCGACGCGGCGGTCAGCGATGAGCCCTTCTACGCCGCCTACCTGGCCGCGACCGGGCTGGACCACCCGATGCGGGACGAGGTGCTGGCCAGCCAGCCGACGGACTGGCGGGCGGTGGCGGACAGCCTGGTTGGTCCGGTCCCCGGCGCGCGGCCGGTCTGGTACCAGAAGCATATGACCCACCACATGCTGGACGGGTTCGGGCTCGACTGGTCGCGAAGCTGCCGCCAGGCCTTCCTGATCCGCGATCCGGCGCGGGTGCTGGCGTCCTATGTCGTCAAGCGGGGCGAGGTCTCGCTGGCCGAGATCGGCGTCGAGCGCCAGCGCGAGCTGTTCGAACGCGAAGCCGACCGTTTGGGCGCCGCGCCGCCGGTGATCGAGGGGCGCGACGTCCTGGCTGACGCCCGCGGCAAGCTGTCCGCGCTCTGTGCGGCGGTCGGCATCCCCTTCGACGACGCCATGCTCGCCTGGCCCCCCGGACCTCGCGCCAGCGACGGGGTCTGGGCGCCGGCCTGGTATGACGCCGTCGAGCGTTCGACCGGCTTCGGTCCGCCGCCGGACGAGACCGCGCCACCCGCCCTGAGCGACGATCTGCGGCGGATCGCCGATGCGGCGCGGCCCCACTACGAGCGGCTGGCGGCCTTCAAGCTGTAA
- the trhA gene encoding PAQR family membrane homeostasis protein TrhA encodes MTDQTIATHYPTAGAKCADLVVHIVGLAFALFGGGILLGLSVGFGSLGQTAAIGVYALGLMTMLGCSLAYNFGKWNWRPVLRRLDHAGIFLMIAGSYTPFTTQNLSGAWSIGMTTAVWILALAGAAGKLFLPGLGRGFWVALYMALGWIVLVAIKPMIDGMSWVAMLLLGIGGVIYSTGVVFYLMKKLKFRRAVWHGHVVAGAAVQYAAVMVGVVFAQTH; translated from the coding sequence ATGACCGACCAGACGATCGCCACCCACTATCCGACCGCCGGCGCCAAGTGCGCCGACCTTGTCGTGCACATCGTCGGCCTGGCCTTCGCCCTGTTCGGCGGCGGCATCCTGCTGGGCCTGTCGGTGGGCTTCGGCTCGCTGGGCCAGACGGCGGCGATCGGGGTCTACGCCCTGGGCCTGATGACCATGCTCGGCTGTTCGCTGGCTTACAACTTCGGCAAGTGGAACTGGCGGCCGGTGCTGCGTCGGCTGGACCATGCGGGCATCTTCCTGATGATCGCCGGCTCCTACACGCCGTTTACGACCCAGAACCTGAGCGGCGCCTGGTCGATCGGCATGACCACGGCGGTCTGGATCCTGGCCCTGGCCGGCGCGGCCGGGAAGCTGTTCCTGCCCGGGCTGGGCCGCGGCTTCTGGGTGGCGCTGTACATGGCCTTGGGCTGGATCGTGCTGGTCGCGATCAAGCCGATGATCGACGGCATGAGCTGGGTCGCCATGCTGCTGCTGGGCATCGGCGGCGTGATCTATTCCACCGGCGTGGTCTTCTACCTGATGAAGAAGCTGAAGTTCCGCCGGGCGGTCTGGCATGGGCACGTCGTGGCCGGCGCCGCCGTGCAGTACGCCGCGGTCATGGTCGGCGTGGTCTTCGCCCAAACCCACTAG
- a CDS encoding TIGR03862 family flavoprotein — MSSSLPVRTVAVIGGGPAGLIAAETLARAGVAVIVHEKMPTFGRKLLMAGRGGLNLTHSEDLPAFKARYAAAEPRLEPLIDAFPPDALRAWSRDLGQETFVGSSGRVFPKAMKASPLLRAWLRRLESLGVELRTRSEWRGWADDGALRFIEPDGERIERPDAVILALGGASWAKLGSDGGWTDRLAAYGVALAPFRPANSGFLVAWTDLFRERFAGQPIKSAAFSTGGRTVRGDAVIAGYGLEGGAIYALSADLRDAIQAGGAVTLTIDLRPDLTRQALTGRLHKGGKGLSAANLLRKAARLSPLETNLLREGHGVALPAEPGALAEAIKAVSLTLTACAPIDRAISTAGGVAWDGVAEDLSLKAVPDVFVAGEMLDWEAPTGGYLLQACFATGIAAARGVLARFRI, encoded by the coding sequence ATGAGCTCTTCCCTTCCCGTTCGCACGGTCGCGGTCATCGGGGGCGGTCCCGCCGGACTGATCGCCGCCGAGACCCTGGCGCGCGCCGGCGTCGCCGTGATCGTCCATGAGAAGATGCCGACCTTCGGGCGCAAGCTGCTGATGGCCGGCCGCGGCGGCCTGAACCTCACCCATTCCGAGGACCTGCCCGCCTTCAAGGCGCGCTACGCCGCCGCCGAACCTCGCCTCGAACCTCTGATCGACGCCTTCCCGCCCGACGCCCTGCGCGCCTGGTCCCGCGATCTCGGCCAGGAGACCTTCGTCGGCAGCAGCGGCCGGGTGTTTCCCAAGGCGATGAAGGCCTCGCCCCTGCTGCGCGCCTGGCTCCGGCGGCTGGAATCGCTGGGCGTCGAGCTGCGGACACGCTCTGAATGGCGCGGTTGGGCGGACGACGGCGCGCTGCGGTTCATCGAGCCGGACGGCGAGCGGATAGAGCGGCCGGACGCCGTGATCCTGGCTCTCGGCGGCGCCAGCTGGGCGAAACTGGGCTCGGACGGCGGCTGGACGGACCGGCTGGCGGCGTACGGCGTGGCTCTGGCGCCCTTCCGCCCCGCCAACAGCGGCTTTCTCGTCGCCTGGACCGACCTGTTCCGCGAGCGCTTCGCCGGCCAGCCGATCAAGAGCGCGGCTTTCTCGACCGGCGGCCGGACCGTCCGCGGCGACGCGGTCATCGCCGGCTATGGCCTGGAGGGCGGTGCGATCTACGCCCTGTCCGCCGACCTGCGCGACGCGATCCAGGCCGGCGGCGCCGTCACGCTGACGATCGACCTGCGCCCCGACCTGACCCGCCAGGCCCTGACCGGCCGGCTGCACAAAGGCGGCAAGGGGCTGTCCGCCGCCAACCTGCTGCGCAAGGCCGCCCGCCTGTCGCCGCTGGAAACCAACCTGTTGCGCGAGGGCCATGGCGTCGCCCTGCCCGCCGAGCCTGGCGCGCTGGCGGAGGCGATCAAGGCCGTTTCCCTGACCCTGACAGCCTGCGCGCCCATCGACCGCGCCATCTCCACCGCCGGCGGCGTCGCCTGGGACGGCGTCGCCGAGGACCTGTCGCTCAAGGCGGTCCCCGACGTGTTCGTCGCCGGCGAGATGCTGGACTGGGAGGCGCCGACCGGCGGCTATCTGCTGCAGGCCTGTTTCGCCACGGGAATCGCGGCGGCCAGGGGCGTGCTCGCCCGCTTCCGGATCTAG
- a CDS encoding heme biosynthesis protein HemY yields the protein MIRAAIVIFLIAAVGVTALALLGDAGEAHLIWRGWRVDMTAAAAALLVLFVSLLATIFWSGVKWIFEAPRRAAKARAETRRKQGAEVLARGFLAAAAGDGSEARRLAQKSAELADDAPALVRVLAAQSAEAAGDLPAAKAAYSAMLGFPEMRLAGLKGLMQTALAEGDREAALRHAQSAYGLAKTARWAWRALLEARLEAGDWAAALELIAGAQDRKIVSPIVADRTRAALLAASAASFETSPDERARGQAESYALQAVKLKPDFAPGVVMAARLLADNGKGGKASSLIETAWKSAPHPALWLAYRDLKTRETPRERSRRLAALAALNPDVRESRILGVEQALIAGDVPAARAGAKALESEPLTRRLAGLQARAANAAGAVDEARAWVARGVAAPQEPDWSDLDPEGRAFAYRPEDWTRLVATYGETGELIHPRLERAERSISDLPELPAAYVESTAFVRAAEGETPIMPIPDDPGVLDYARPAADEPPPPPRPPSAPRRRRLASASRPAK from the coding sequence ATGATCCGGGCCGCGATCGTCATCTTCCTGATCGCCGCGGTCGGCGTCACCGCCCTGGCGTTGCTGGGCGACGCGGGCGAGGCCCACCTGATCTGGCGCGGCTGGCGCGTGGACATGACCGCCGCCGCCGCCGCCCTGCTGGTCCTGTTCGTGTCGCTGCTGGCGACGATCTTCTGGAGCGGCGTCAAATGGATCTTCGAAGCGCCGCGCCGCGCCGCCAAGGCCCGGGCCGAGACCAGGCGCAAACAGGGGGCCGAAGTGCTCGCCCGGGGCTTCCTGGCCGCTGCGGCCGGCGACGGCTCCGAAGCGCGACGCCTGGCGCAGAAGTCGGCTGAGCTGGCCGACGACGCTCCGGCCCTGGTCCGCGTCCTGGCCGCTCAGTCGGCTGAGGCCGCCGGCGACCTGCCCGCCGCCAAGGCCGCCTATTCCGCCATGCTCGGCTTTCCGGAGATGAGACTCGCGGGCCTGAAGGGCCTGATGCAGACCGCCCTGGCGGAGGGCGACCGCGAGGCCGCGCTGCGACACGCCCAGAGCGCCTACGGCCTGGCCAAGACCGCGCGCTGGGCCTGGCGCGCGCTGCTCGAGGCCCGGCTGGAAGCCGGCGACTGGGCCGCGGCCCTGGAGCTGATCGCCGGCGCCCAGGATCGCAAGATCGTCTCGCCGATCGTCGCCGACCGCACCCGCGCCGCCCTGCTGGCCGCCTCCGCCGCCAGTTTCGAGACCAGCCCGGACGAACGCGCCCGGGGTCAGGCCGAGAGCTATGCCCTGCAGGCCGTGAAGCTGAAGCCGGACTTCGCCCCCGGCGTGGTGATGGCCGCCCGGCTGTTGGCGGACAACGGCAAGGGCGGCAAGGCCTCCTCGCTGATCGAGACGGCCTGGAAGAGCGCCCCGCATCCGGCGCTCTGGCTCGCCTACCGTGACCTCAAGACCCGCGAGACCCCGCGCGAGCGGTCGCGCCGCCTGGCGGCGCTGGCGGCGCTCAATCCCGACGTCCGCGAGAGCCGCATCCTCGGCGTCGAGCAGGCCCTGATCGCCGGCGACGTTCCTGCCGCCCGAGCCGGCGCCAAGGCGCTTGAAAGCGAGCCGCTCACCCGCCGTCTGGCCGGGCTGCAGGCCCGCGCCGCCAACGCCGCCGGCGCCGTCGACGAGGCCCGCGCCTGGGTCGCTCGCGGCGTCGCCGCCCCGCAGGAGCCGGATTGGTCGGACCTTGACCCCGAGGGCCGCGCCTTCGCCTACAGGCCCGAGGACTGGACCCGGCTGGTGGCCACCTATGGCGAGACAGGGGAGCTGATCCATCCCCGGCTGGAACGCGCAGAACGCTCGATCAGCGACCTGCCGGAGCTGCCGGCCGCCTATGTCGAATCGACTGCCTTCGTGCGGGCCGCCGAGGGCGAGACGCCGATCATGCCGATCCCGGACGATCCCGGCGTGCTCGACTACGCCCGTCCCGCCGCCGATGAACCGCCCCCGCCGCCGCGTCCTCCGAGCGCGCCGCGTCGACGGCGCTTGGCAAGCGCGAGCCGCCCCGCTAAATAG
- a CDS encoding COG4223 family protein: MTTAPDPAEITPPTDPAAYGRRRGKPGFAFWAGVVGAVVCVGAGFALAQYLPRLRVDPSSPPPVEAPAMPAAPVETAPAQTFVPAIPAEPVAPPSVDITALEDRIAALEAGQNRAVNAAAAALAAATLADAAERSGPFQPELAALSRLLPTSAEVRALTPYADTGAPSRTTLAGEYDAAAAQAAVAARDPGKRGAVLDQMIHALSSIVTIRRVGDTAGDSPDALLARAGQSVAEGDVEGALKTLRGLPPKAAQAMRPWTTRAQQRVAVDRQVAAIRAVALSDLMASAREPS; the protein is encoded by the coding sequence ATGACCACCGCGCCCGATCCCGCCGAGATCACCCCGCCGACCGATCCCGCCGCCTACGGCCGCCGTCGCGGCAAACCGGGCTTCGCCTTCTGGGCCGGCGTGGTCGGAGCCGTCGTCTGTGTCGGAGCCGGGTTCGCGCTGGCGCAATACCTGCCGCGCCTGCGCGTCGATCCGTCTTCGCCGCCGCCCGTCGAGGCGCCGGCCATGCCCGCCGCGCCGGTGGAGACCGCTCCGGCGCAGACCTTCGTCCCGGCGATTCCCGCAGAGCCCGTCGCGCCGCCATCCGTCGACATCACGGCCCTGGAAGACCGCATCGCCGCCCTGGAGGCCGGCCAGAACCGGGCGGTCAACGCCGCCGCCGCCGCCCTGGCGGCGGCGACCCTGGCCGACGCCGCCGAGCGCTCGGGTCCGTTCCAGCCTGAACTGGCCGCCCTGAGCCGCCTGCTGCCGACCTCGGCGGAGGTGCGGGCCCTGACGCCCTACGCCGACACCGGCGCCCCCAGCCGGACGACCCTGGCCGGCGAGTACGACGCCGCCGCGGCCCAGGCCGCCGTCGCCGCACGCGACCCCGGCAAGCGGGGCGCGGTGCTCGACCAGATGATCCATGCGCTCTCCTCGATCGTCACCATCCGACGGGTCGGCGACACCGCCGGCGACAGTCCCGACGCCTTGCTGGCGCGGGCCGGCCAGAGCGTGGCCGAAGGCGATGTCGAAGGCGCGCTGAAGACCCTGCGCGGCCTGCCGCCCAAGGCCGCCCAGGCGATGAGGCCCTGGACGACCCGGGCGCAGCAGCGCGTCGCCGTCGACCGCCAGGTCGCGGCGATCCGCGCCGTCGCCCTGTCCGACCTGATGGCCTCCGCCCGGGAGCCGTCATGA